One region of Armigeres subalbatus isolate Guangzhou_Male chromosome 3, GZ_Asu_2, whole genome shotgun sequence genomic DNA includes:
- the LOC134225449 gene encoding histone H3.3A-like has protein sequence MARTKQTARKSTGGKAPRKQLATKAARKSAPSTGGVKKPHRYRPGTVALREIRRYQKSTELLIRKLPFQRLVREIAQDFKTDLRFQSAAIAALQEASEAYLVGLFEDTNLCAIHAKRVTIMPKDIQLARRIRGERA, from the coding sequence ATGGCTCGTACAAAACAAACTGCCCGCAAGTCTACTGGTGGAAAGGCTCCACGCAAACAGCTGGCCACAAAGGCAGCCCGCAAAAGCGCACCATCTACCGGCGGTGTGAAGAAACCACATCGCTACCGTCCAGGAACAGTTGCCCTGCGTGAGATCCGTCGCTACCAGAAATCGACCGAGCTTCTGATTCGGAAGCTTCCCTTCCAACGATTGGTCCGTGAGATTGCCCAGGACTTCAAGACCGATCTGCGCTTCCAGAGTGCCGCCATTGCCGCACTGCAGGAAGCGAGTGAAGCCTATCTGGTGGGCTTGTTCGAGGATACGAATCTCTGTGCGATTCACGCCAAACGCGTAACCATCATGCCGAAGGATATCCAACTGGCTCGTCGCATTCGCGGTGAAAGAGCGTAA